The following proteins come from a genomic window of Apium graveolens cultivar Ventura unplaced genomic scaffold, ASM990537v1 ctg3219, whole genome shotgun sequence:
- the LOC141701016 gene encoding uncharacterized protein LOC141701016 — MKLCRMKVKYGWTDKSFTDLLKLMRGILPPNNELPNSMYEAKKILCPMGMDVKKIHARPNDSLFRNDNEDLHVCPKCGASRYKPDGNNSEEKKKRPPAKVVWNIVELPGKTKDGIKARLDMQEMGIRKELAPQVSTKRSYLPSACNTLSRKEKISFCKYLSSVKAPHGYSSNIKKLVSMKDLKLVGLKSHDCHVLCNNCYQLQFKEYYRSMSDFKVIDPDSLDKLQVDIIVTLCQLSSISHFATSYGPGVLVRSYESYDVNGYTFYTKYQDRKSAMQNSGVCVGVSSTEIDRNANNQSRDVKNSYYGVIEHIWELDYKEFKIALFKCKWFIRRGVRVDELGFTLVDFSRFGHEDDPFILATQVKQVFYIEDRVDSKYSIVVQGKRRILGIDDVVDEDEYNQFNENPPFSTELPTSYEDENFNSHYIRNDHDEGMWID; from the exons ATGAAGTTGTGTAGAATGAAAGTAAAATATGGGTGGACTGATAAGAGTTTTACAGACCTATTAAAACTTATGAGAGGCATACTTCCTCCAAATAATGAGCTCCCAAATTCTATGTACGAGGCTAAGAAGATACTATGTCCAATGGGAATGGATGTGAAAAAGATACATGCACGTCCAAATGACTCTTTGTTTCGAAATGACAATGAAGATTTACACGTATGTCCTAAGTGTGGAGCATCTCGGTATAAGCCAGATGGTAATAATTCagaagagaaaaagaaaaggCCTCCTGCTAAAGTGGTTTG GAACATTGTTGAATTACCTGGAAAAACAAAGGATGGGATCAAGGCTAGACTAGACATGCAAGAAATGGGAATTCGAAAAGAGTTAGCGCCACAAGTGTCTACAAAGCGTTCATATCTACCTTCGGCGTGTAATACTTTATCTAGGAAAGAGAAAATTAGCTTTTGTAAATATTTATCTAGTGTGAAAGCTCCGCATGGATATTCTTCAAATATTAAAAAGCTGGTATCAATGAAAGATTTGAAACTTGTGGGTTTGAAGTCACATGATTGTCACGTGTTATGCAACAATTGCTACCAATTGCAATTCAAGGAATACTACCGAAGCATGTCAGATTT TAAAGTGATTGATCCTGATTCGTTGGATAAATTACAAGTTGACATTATTGTTACACTTTGCCAATTGAGCAGTATTTCACACTTTGCCACAT CCTATGGACCTGGAGTTCTTGTGAGGTCATATGAAAGTTATGATGTTAATGGATACACATTCTATACCAAATATCAAGATCGAAAAAGCGCTATGCAGAATAGCGGAGTGTGTGTAGGAGTGTCGTCGACAGAAATTGATAGAAATGCTAACAATCAATCACGAGATGTAAAAAATTCATATTATGGGGTTATTGAACATATCTGGGAGCTTGATTATAAAGAATTTAAAATCGCTTTATTTAAATGTAAGTGGTTTATTCGGCGTGGTGTTCGAGTGGATGAGTTAGGTTTCACTTTGGTGGACTTTAGTCGCTTTGGTCATGAAGATGACCCATTCATACTTGCCACACAAGTGAAACAAGTTTTTTACATTGAAGACCGTGTTGACTCTAAATATTCGATTGTTGTTCAAGGTAAGAGACGAATTCTCGGTATTGATGATGTTGTAGATGAAGATGAATACAACCAATTTAATGAGAATCCCCCTTTCTCTACCGAGCTGCCAACCTCATACGAGGACGAGAATTTTAATTCACATTACATTCGTAATGACCACGATGAAGGAATGTGGAttgattaa